The following are encoded together in the Methanosarcina flavescens genome:
- the thsA gene encoding thermosome subunit alpha, with protein MEKSGQPIIIVDPRKERTKGKEALSTNIAAAKAVASIVRSTLGPRGMDKMLINPIGDITITNDGATILHDMSIEHPAAKMVVEVAESLESSAGDGTTSAVVLTGSLLEKAENLIESGVHPTVVIKGYRLAAEKAIELFENLAISVDENEKDLLVEVARTSITGKASEKYKSMIAELCVDAALAIRERGIIDLKDIIITKDVGGKIEETEFVEGIVIDKVALDREFPLKIENPRIALIDAPMEIAKTANKAKLQIGAYSDIENFVKQEEASLFEMADYIIRAGANAVFCSKGMDDKIAAYLQNRGIYATRRVKNEDMQHLVDATGGRPVRNIKELTEKELGHAGLLEQVRDGDQGKTYLRDCKGAKSVSIVIRGATEHVVDNLERAIDDALWVVKCAVEDGKVVAGGGASEVEVALGIRAYAPSIGGREQMAIKAFADALEEIPRTIARNAGLDTINTIVNLRAKHAENKNAGLNVNTGVAEDMLEKGIIDPLRVKVNAVKAGSEAAEMVLRVDDMLRAQRSDMPEVKPEHRASTYDGMAAPQLNMRR; from the coding sequence ATGGAAAAAAGTGGCCAGCCAATCATAATAGTAGATCCTAGAAAAGAGCGAACAAAGGGAAAAGAAGCGCTCAGCACGAATATTGCGGCTGCAAAGGCAGTGGCCAGTATAGTCAGGAGTACACTCGGACCGAGAGGAATGGACAAGATGCTTATCAATCCCATCGGGGATATAACAATTACAAACGATGGTGCAACTATTTTACATGATATGTCCATTGAGCATCCGGCAGCCAAAATGGTGGTGGAAGTTGCCGAATCACTTGAAAGCTCGGCCGGTGATGGGACTACAAGTGCTGTCGTGCTCACAGGCAGTCTGCTGGAAAAGGCAGAAAACCTTATTGAGAGTGGGGTCCACCCGACAGTTGTTATCAAGGGGTACAGGCTTGCAGCCGAGAAAGCTATCGAGCTTTTTGAGAACCTGGCGATCTCAGTTGATGAGAACGAAAAGGACTTGCTTGTAGAGGTTGCCAGAACCTCTATTACGGGGAAAGCATCTGAAAAATATAAAAGTATGATTGCGGAACTCTGTGTGGATGCCGCACTCGCTATTCGCGAGAGAGGAATAATCGACCTTAAAGACATCATTATTACAAAAGATGTCGGCGGCAAAATTGAAGAAACCGAGTTCGTCGAAGGCATTGTAATAGATAAGGTTGCTCTGGACAGGGAATTCCCTCTGAAAATAGAGAATCCAAGGATTGCCCTCATCGATGCACCAATGGAAATTGCCAAGACCGCAAACAAAGCAAAACTTCAGATCGGCGCGTATAGCGATATTGAGAATTTCGTAAAGCAGGAAGAAGCATCTCTATTCGAAATGGCAGACTACATTATTCGGGCAGGCGCAAATGCGGTTTTCTGTTCCAAGGGCATGGATGACAAGATCGCAGCCTATCTACAAAACCGGGGGATTTATGCAACCCGCAGGGTTAAGAATGAGGATATGCAGCACCTTGTAGATGCTACAGGCGGAAGACCTGTCCGCAACATCAAGGAACTGACCGAAAAAGAACTTGGTCACGCAGGGCTTCTTGAACAGGTCAGGGATGGCGACCAGGGTAAAACCTACCTCAGGGACTGCAAGGGTGCAAAATCTGTATCGATTGTCATCAGGGGTGCTACCGAGCATGTAGTTGATAACCTTGAACGCGCAATTGATGACGCCCTCTGGGTAGTGAAATGTGCGGTAGAAGATGGCAAGGTCGTTGCAGGCGGCGGTGCATCTGAGGTCGAAGTTGCACTCGGGATTCGCGCATATGCCCCCAGCATTGGTGGGCGGGAACAGATGGCAATAAAGGCTTTTGCCGACGCTCTTGAAGAAATCCCCAGGACAATTGCCAGAAACGCAGGCCTGGATACTATCAACACAATAGTAAACCTCAGGGCAAAGCACGCCGAAAACAAAAACGCAGGCCTGAACGTCAATACAGGCGTTGCCGAGGATATGCTCGAAAAAGGCATAATTGATCCTCTAAGGGTTAAGGTCAACGCTGTCAAAGCTGGTTCAGAAGCCGCAGAAATGGTACTGCGTGTTGATGATATGCTCCGAGCCCAGCGCTCTGACATGCCTGAAGTCAAACCCGAACACAGGGCAAGTACCTACGACGGTATGGCAGCCCCGCAGCTTAACATGCGCAGGTAA
- a CDS encoding PGF-pre-PGF domain-containing protein, whose product MKSKILFAVFTLIFLIGVTPTVSAKDIIVGNGSGSDYTIQEAVDNAEAGDVILIKPGVYFENVNVSKTGLTIKPETSGVVIQPADDSIETVTISDAGVILTGLNIHGDVIVSLWAPDRGSEYHTNNPTYITNNVIENGGIRVGSESTAVTISGNRVSGNGIDVSCCGSYNTIVNNEISNSKTGIYVFDERYVPPISGNKISNCSIGIHVSGVTYDIINNEITNCGTGIVAGETGGATLIGNKITYCTDCGVEATGYLGINYNNYFNNTVNVKIGEYSNITAWNTTLTSGTNIIGGPYIGGNYWAKPDGTGFSQTTVDANGDGIADSAYVIDENNIDYLPLTAKYNSVPPASNFTANVTSGVAPLVVLFTDTSTGGSPTSWLWDFGDGIYSKHAMNATHTFTKPGNYTVSLTVENAAGNSTATKPNYIVVTDFTDLNVPIANFSSNVTKGYAPLTVQFYDLSRNAVSRVWDFNNDGIPDSSDPNPVYVYTAPGTYLVNLTIYNANGVSSKGTTITVLEGSSSSDSNSNSDGNSGGSKKSGGSSRGGGGGGGSPEPARNVEVKELSQVRVVSGNPVKFDFPKNATCVAYVSFDAKKTAGKTTTIAEQLKAKSTLTSNLSSDEVYKYFNLWVGNAGFVTEKNIENPVVCFKVEKSWLEDKNIDLNSITLNRYSDKKWSELPVKLLKEDSKYLYFTADTPGFTHFAVTGKTIEKEDVAETKHESDIESLRDNENVTVSVEQTSKQKESASIPGFKIIYGIIGLIGLSLCKSRR is encoded by the coding sequence TTGAAGAGTAAGATCCTATTTGCAGTTTTCACTTTGATTTTCCTGATAGGAGTAACGCCTACAGTATCGGCAAAAGATATTATAGTGGGCAATGGAAGTGGATCAGATTATACAATACAGGAAGCTGTAGACAATGCAGAAGCTGGAGATGTAATATTAATAAAACCTGGAGTTTATTTTGAAAATGTAAATGTTTCAAAAACAGGATTAACTATTAAACCAGAAACAAGCGGTGTAGTCATACAACCAGCGGATGATTCAATTGAAACTGTCACTATAAGCGATGCAGGTGTAATATTAACTGGTCTTAATATACACGGAGATGTGATTGTAAGTTTATGGGCTCCTGATAGAGGCTCTGAATATCACACTAATAACCCTACCTATATAACAAACAACGTTATCGAGAATGGCGGTATTAGAGTAGGATCAGAGAGTACTGCTGTTACCATATCTGGGAATCGAGTTTCAGGTAATGGTATAGATGTCTCTTGTTGTGGTTCATATAACACAATAGTGAATAATGAAATTTCGAACAGTAAAACAGGTATATACGTATTTGACGAGAGATATGTACCACCAATTAGTGGTAATAAAATAAGTAACTGTAGCATAGGAATACATGTTTCAGGGGTAACTTATGATATCATAAACAACGAGATAACAAATTGTGGAACAGGTATAGTTGCAGGAGAAACTGGTGGAGCTACGTTAATTGGAAACAAAATAACGTACTGTACCGATTGTGGAGTTGAAGCGACTGGATATCTGGGTATTAACTATAATAACTACTTCAATAACACCGTGAATGTAAAAATTGGAGAGTACAGTAATATAACAGCCTGGAATACTACACTCACCAGTGGTACAAACATTATTGGTGGACCATATATAGGAGGTAACTATTGGGCAAAGCCTGATGGGACTGGTTTTTCCCAAACCACTGTTGATGCAAACGGAGACGGAATTGCAGACTCAGCCTATGTTATTGACGAAAATAATATTGACTATCTACCCCTCACAGCTAAGTATAACTCAGTACCACCTGCTTCCAACTTCACAGCCAATGTAACTTCTGGAGTTGCACCTTTAGTTGTGTTATTCACAGACACCAGCACTGGTGGATCTCCAACTTCATGGCTATGGGATTTTGGAGACGGTATCTATTCAAAACATGCCATGAATGCAACCCACACGTTTACAAAACCAGGAAATTATACAGTCAGCCTAACTGTAGAAAACGCCGCCGGGAATAGTACAGCAACAAAGCCTAATTACATAGTTGTCACTGATTTCACTGATTTAAACGTTCCAATTGCAAATTTCAGTAGCAATGTCACAAAGGGTTATGCTCCCCTGACAGTGCAGTTTTATGATCTCTCCCGGAATGCAGTTTCAAGGGTGTGGGACTTCAATAACGATGGAATACCTGACTCCAGTGATCCTAATCCCGTTTATGTGTATACAGCCCCGGGAACGTACCTTGTAAACCTGACAATATACAATGCAAACGGAGTTTCCTCAAAGGGTACTACAATAACTGTACTGGAAGGCAGTTCCAGCAGTGATAGCAACTCAAACAGTGATGGAAATAGTGGAGGAAGCAAAAAGAGCGGAGGCAGCAGCCGTGGCGGCGGTGGAGGCGGCGGTTCCCCTGAACCTGCAAGAAATGTTGAAGTAAAAGAACTTTCACAGGTACGCGTTGTAAGCGGAAATCCCGTGAAATTTGATTTCCCGAAGAATGCCACCTGCGTTGCGTATGTGAGTTTTGATGCAAAGAAGACCGCAGGCAAGACCACAACTATTGCCGAGCAGCTCAAAGCAAAATCAACCCTGACTTCAAATCTGTCCTCAGATGAGGTCTACAAGTACTTTAACCTCTGGGTCGGGAATGCAGGGTTTGTAACGGAAAAGAATATTGAAAACCCTGTAGTGTGCTTCAAGGTTGAAAAATCCTGGCTTGAGGATAAGAACATTGACCTGAATTCAATCACTCTCAACAGGTACAGTGACAAAAAATGGTCCGAGCTGCCCGTAAAGCTGTTGAAAGAAGATAGCAAATATCTGTACTTCACGGCAGACACGCCAGGCTTCACCCACTTTGCAGTAACAGGGAAAACCATAGAGAAAGAAGACGTTGCTGAGACAAAACATGAGTCTGATATTGAAAGTCTCAGAGATAATGAAAATGTAACAGTAAGTGTCGAGCAAACTTCTAAACAAAAAGAAAGTGCAAGTATCCCTGGCTTCAAAATAATTTACGGAATAATCGGGCTTATTGGACTGTCCTTGTGCAAAAGTAGACGATAA
- the rpiA gene encoding ribose 5-phosphate isomerase A, translating to MTERNMSTDSPEKRAAGVAASWMVESGMVVGLGTGSTVAYTIKELGRRIREEELEILGVVTSYQSEMLAIEAGIPLATLAQHPELDIAIDGVDQIDSRLYAIKGGGAAHTREKIVSSSSKRFVVVADESKISTQLDKAVPIEVLPFAKTLVVKKIKELGGKPKLRSALRKDGPVITDNGNFVLDADFGVINDPENLALQLSSIPGVVEHGIFSNVDELYIGRKDESVEIVRR from the coding sequence ATGACAGAAAGAAACATGTCCACCGATTCCCCGGAAAAACGTGCAGCCGGTGTTGCTGCTTCCTGGATGGTAGAATCGGGAATGGTAGTGGGGCTTGGAACAGGCTCGACAGTTGCGTATACTATAAAAGAACTTGGCAGGAGGATCAGGGAAGAGGAGCTTGAAATTCTGGGTGTTGTCACCTCATATCAGTCTGAAATGCTTGCTATAGAAGCTGGCATCCCTCTAGCAACCCTTGCCCAGCATCCGGAACTGGATATTGCTATTGACGGGGTAGATCAGATCGATTCCAGGCTTTACGCAATCAAGGGTGGGGGAGCTGCTCACACCCGGGAAAAAATAGTATCATCTTCTTCAAAACGTTTCGTGGTCGTAGCCGATGAGTCAAAAATAAGTACGCAGCTTGATAAAGCCGTACCTATAGAGGTTTTACCTTTTGCAAAGACCCTTGTGGTTAAGAAGATAAAGGAACTGGGAGGAAAACCCAAGCTGAGGTCTGCTTTAAGAAAAGACGGACCCGTGATAACCGATAATGGAAACTTTGTACTTGATGCTGATTTCGGTGTAATAAACGATCCTGAAAACCTTGCCCTCCAGCTATCTTCAATTCCTGGAGTTGTTGAGCATGGGATATTTTCCAATGTGGATGAACTCTATATCGGAAGAAAAGATGAATCAGTGGAGATAGTCAGGAGATAA
- a CDS encoding phosphoribosyltransferase encodes MIVDDVTDTGETLNLAVSYALSLKPTNVMTAVLQHKTCSAFTPDFYAQKNH; translated from the coding sequence TTGATTGTCGATGATGTAACCGATACTGGCGAGACTCTCAACCTTGCAGTAAGTTACGCTCTGAGCCTGAAGCCTACAAATGTCATGACTGCAGTTCTCCAGCATAAAACCTGCTCAGCTTTCACACCTGATTTTTACGCTCAAAAAAATCATTAA
- a CDS encoding 6-hydroxymethylpterin diphosphokinase MptE-like protein — MNFAAWEPIYEQILEDFGFDRAGDEEAAQFLSRKLTEENTVSLSELKALISGKPVLVCGNAPKLRRELSEINFSDFTVIAADGAAAVLMDMGIVPEVICTDLDGNSEADIEKEILACEKGSIVLIHAHGDNIDKLEKYVPRFKRFIATTQAKPFDKVYNFGGFSDGDRCFFLAREFGAKNIKLAGFDFEDPRVNTIKKKKLKWAKKLIGIGDF, encoded by the coding sequence ATGAATTTTGCTGCCTGGGAGCCGATTTACGAACAAATACTTGAGGATTTCGGATTCGACCGTGCCGGTGATGAAGAAGCAGCTCAATTTCTTTCCCGCAAGCTGACAGAGGAAAACACTGTCAGCCTATCCGAGCTTAAAGCCCTGATCTCTGGAAAGCCTGTCCTGGTATGCGGAAATGCTCCCAAACTCAGGAGAGAGCTTTCGGAAATCAATTTTTCGGATTTTACAGTAATTGCAGCCGATGGGGCAGCCGCAGTTCTTATGGACATGGGCATTGTACCTGAGGTTATCTGCACCGACCTTGACGGCAACTCAGAAGCTGATATTGAGAAAGAGATTCTTGCCTGTGAAAAGGGTTCTATAGTCCTTATCCATGCACACGGAGACAATATTGATAAACTCGAGAAATATGTACCTCGCTTTAAGAGATTTATTGCGACTACTCAGGCAAAACCTTTTGACAAGGTGTATAATTTTGGGGGGTTTAGCGACGGAGACCGATGCTTTTTCTTAGCAAGGGAGTTCGGAGCAAAAAATATTAAGCTTGCAGGGTTTGATTTTGAAGATCCAAGAGTTAACACAATTAAGAAAAAGAAGTTAAAGTGGGCAAAAAAATTAATAGGAATCGGAGATTTTTAA
- a CDS encoding metallophosphoesterase family protein, whose amino-acid sequence MQIVHLSDIHYSDAYFVPEIADSMVDSINRLGPDFIVITGDLTENGFSAEYNGVKQFIDRIECENKILVPGNHDSKNAGYLHFEDLFKDRFFSRSFRNVTVVGADSSQPDLDEGHIGRENYGWIKEAFTGKDFKVFALHHHLVPIPLAGRENTVLVDAGDILELLNRCKVNLVLCGHCHIPWVWNLNNMLVVNAGTFCSSKTRGKTTQCYNLIQADSESSDEDWKVRVSRVFSKGDLELVTETVM is encoded by the coding sequence ATACAGATTGTACACCTTTCGGATATTCACTATTCAGATGCGTATTTTGTCCCAGAAATTGCAGATTCTATGGTTGACAGTATAAACCGGCTGGGACCTGATTTCATTGTAATTACAGGCGACCTGACTGAAAATGGATTTTCTGCGGAATATAATGGAGTAAAGCAATTCATTGACAGGATTGAATGCGAAAATAAAATCCTTGTCCCTGGTAACCATGATTCGAAGAACGCAGGGTACCTTCACTTTGAGGATCTTTTTAAGGATCGGTTCTTTTCACGGAGCTTCAGAAACGTTACTGTCGTAGGAGCGGACTCTTCACAGCCTGACCTTGACGAAGGGCACATCGGTAGGGAAAACTACGGCTGGATCAAGGAGGCTTTTACAGGCAAAGACTTCAAGGTTTTTGCCCTGCACCATCATCTCGTGCCCATACCTCTTGCAGGCAGGGAAAATACCGTCCTTGTAGATGCAGGAGACATTCTCGAACTTCTGAATCGGTGCAAGGTTAATCTTGTCCTCTGCGGGCACTGCCACATACCCTGGGTCTGGAATCTCAATAACATGCTCGTGGTAAACGCAGGCACGTTCTGTTCTTCCAAAACAAGGGGAAAGACCACTCAGTGTTATAACCTGATCCAAGCTGACAGCGAGAGTTCAGACGAAGACTGGAAAGTCAGGGTATCCAGAGTTTTCTCAAAGGGAGATCTGGAACTGGTCACTGAAACGGTAATGTAA
- a CDS encoding phosphoribosyltransferase, whose translation MQEKKMQAQQSRCQAENDSFRCELISFNEVLRLSKILARKIKASGYKPDLIVAIGRGGYVPGRLISDFLLFDDLTSMKIEHYTRAANMLEEVRIKFPIPVDITGKKS comes from the coding sequence ATGCAGGAAAAGAAAATGCAGGCTCAGCAATCCCGATGCCAGGCAGAAAATGATTCATTCAGGTGTGAGCTTATAAGCTTTAATGAAGTCCTGCGGCTCTCAAAAATTCTTGCGCGAAAAATCAAAGCTTCAGGTTATAAGCCTGACCTGATTGTAGCCATAGGGAGAGGAGGTTATGTTCCCGGAAGGCTGATTTCCGATTTTTTGCTTTTTGATGATCTAACCTCAATGAAGATCGAGCATTACACACGAGCTGCAAACATGCTGGAAGAGGTAAGGATAAAATTCCCTATTCCTGTGGATATAACCGGAAAAAAATCTTGA
- a CDS encoding DUF3006 domain-containing protein codes for MRIKIAVLIVRDKETIKINIPLFLLPPESREENILNIITFRHVKETETAKERISSLLERLKNKDIGWTEFSR; via the coding sequence TTGAGGATAAAAATTGCGGTTTTGATTGTGAGGGATAAAGAAACAATTAAAATTAATATCCCTCTCTTTTTATTACCTCCTGAGAGCAGAGAAGAAAACATTCTAAATATTATCACTTTCAGACATGTAAAGGAGACAGAAACTGCAAAAGAAAGAATATCCAGTTTGCTTGAGCGGCTTAAGAATAAAGATATAGGCTGGACTGAATTCTCCAGATAA
- the aspS gene encoding aspartate--tRNA(Asn) ligase yields the protein MSLAKLRTHYTADIKPEKVDNGQKITLAGWVHEVRDLGGICFVVLRDREGKAQVTLVKKKVDKELFAAARRLVRESVISVTGSVKFEEKAPNGYELLPDEITVLNVADSPLPMDTTGKVEAELDTRLDSRFIDLRRAETAAIFKIRHLALQAIRKYFVENGFIETATPKVVATATEGGTALFPITYFDREAFLNQSPQLFKQILMSGGLDRVFEIGPIFRAEEHDTRRHLNEATSIDIEVSFADHFDVMEILENLVTYVYTQVIEKCKSSLETLEVELKVPKTPFLKLTYDEVIEIINARSEEKMQWGDDLSTLGEHVVGDYVYETTEESHYFIIDWPTEIKPFYAMPYEDRSEYSKSFDMMHRTMELSSGAQRIHIPDLLKSRIESQGLNPDGFEFYLKAFEYGMPPHAGWGMGCERFIMTMLGTDNIRDTVLFPRDRRRLSP from the coding sequence ATGTCATTAGCAAAACTCAGAACACATTATACAGCCGATATCAAGCCTGAAAAGGTTGATAACGGTCAAAAAATCACCCTGGCAGGATGGGTCCACGAGGTTAGAGACCTCGGAGGGATCTGTTTTGTAGTGCTTCGAGACCGGGAAGGAAAGGCTCAGGTCACCCTTGTAAAGAAGAAAGTTGATAAAGAACTGTTTGCCGCTGCAAGAAGGCTTGTCCGCGAATCAGTGATTTCAGTAACTGGCTCCGTTAAATTTGAAGAGAAGGCTCCAAATGGATATGAGCTGCTTCCTGATGAGATCACTGTCCTGAATGTTGCAGATTCTCCCCTGCCGATGGACACTACAGGCAAGGTGGAGGCTGAACTTGATACCAGGCTGGATTCAAGATTTATCGACCTAAGAAGGGCCGAAACAGCTGCAATCTTCAAGATAAGGCACCTGGCTCTCCAGGCAATCAGGAAATACTTTGTAGAAAACGGATTTATAGAGACCGCAACTCCCAAGGTCGTAGCGACTGCAACTGAGGGTGGTACAGCACTTTTCCCTATTACCTACTTTGACAGGGAAGCTTTTTTGAATCAAAGTCCCCAGCTCTTCAAGCAAATTCTTATGAGCGGCGGTCTTGATAGGGTCTTTGAGATCGGCCCCATTTTCAGGGCAGAAGAACATGATACTCGCAGGCACCTGAACGAGGCTACTTCTATCGATATCGAGGTCAGTTTCGCAGATCATTTCGATGTAATGGAAATTCTCGAGAACCTCGTAACTTATGTTTACACTCAGGTCATTGAGAAGTGCAAGTCCTCCCTTGAGACACTTGAGGTTGAACTGAAAGTTCCGAAAACTCCTTTCCTCAAGCTTACCTATGATGAAGTAATCGAGATTATAAATGCCCGCTCGGAAGAGAAAATGCAGTGGGGAGATGATCTCAGCACGCTCGGAGAGCATGTTGTGGGTGATTATGTCTACGAAACCACAGAGGAATCACACTATTTCATTATTGACTGGCCAACTGAGATTAAACCATTCTATGCCATGCCTTATGAAGACAGGTCGGAGTACAGCAAGTCTTTTGACATGATGCACCGAACAATGGAACTGTCTTCGGGAGCCCAGCGTATCCATATCCCTGACCTGCTTAAGAGCCGGATAGAATCACAGGGCCTGAATCCTGACGGTTTCGAATTCTACCTGAAGGCTTTCGAATACGGAATGCCTCCACATGCAGGCTGGGGTATGGGCTGTGAAAGGTTTATCATGACCATGCTCGGGACAGACAATATCAGGGATACCGTACTCTTCCCCAGGGATAGAAGAAGACTTTCTCCCTGA
- a CDS encoding thiamine pyrophosphate-dependent enzyme → MSRTAPKSYITSGHSACPGCCDIFAAKFTLMGAGPNTIIVNPTGCLEVTTTPFPLTSWQVPWIHSLFENAGAVASGIEAGLKALGKKKDIKIIAIAGDGATMDIGFGAVSGAFERGHDFTYICMDNEAYMNTGAQRSSGTPYDASTPTTPAGKISFGNPFPKKNMPAIMAAHGSPYVATTTIGFPRDMMRKVKKATEIVGPTYIHAHAPCTTGWGFDTSKTLQVAKLAVETCLWPLYEMENGEITQVRKIKDPRPVEEYLKTQKRFKHLFTMEGGEEEIRKIQAMADWNIKHFGLQ, encoded by the coding sequence ATGAGCAGAACTGCACCGAAAAGTTATATTACTTCGGGACACAGTGCCTGTCCGGGCTGTTGTGACATTTTTGCTGCAAAATTCACACTCATGGGAGCAGGTCCCAACACCATTATTGTTAACCCGACAGGCTGCCTGGAGGTTACAACTACTCCTTTCCCATTGACATCATGGCAGGTTCCCTGGATCCATTCGCTTTTTGAGAATGCAGGTGCAGTGGCCTCAGGTATCGAAGCTGGCTTAAAAGCTCTCGGTAAAAAGAAAGATATTAAAATTATAGCCATTGCAGGTGACGGTGCTACAATGGATATAGGCTTCGGGGCAGTCTCTGGTGCATTTGAGCGAGGGCACGACTTCACCTATATCTGTATGGACAACGAAGCCTATATGAACACGGGAGCCCAGCGCAGCAGTGGGACTCCCTATGATGCCAGCACACCGACCACTCCAGCCGGGAAAATTTCCTTCGGAAACCCATTCCCCAAAAAGAATATGCCTGCCATTATGGCAGCTCACGGTTCTCCGTATGTAGCCACAACCACGATAGGCTTCCCTAGGGACATGATGCGCAAGGTCAAGAAAGCTACCGAAATCGTTGGCCCGACCTACATCCATGCGCACGCCCCCTGTACAACAGGCTGGGGCTTTGACACCTCAAAGACCCTACAGGTCGCCAAACTAGCAGTCGAAACCTGCCTCTGGCCCCTCTATGAGATGGAAAATGGGGAAATTACACAGGTCAGAAAAATCAAGGATCCGAGACCGGTTGAGGAGTACCTCAAGACCCAGAAAAGGTTCAAGCACCTCTTCACCATGGAAGGTGGAGAAGAGGAGATCAGGAAGATTCAGGCGATGGCAGACTGGAACATAAAGCATTTCGGGCTTCAGTGA
- a CDS encoding aminotransferase class V-fold PLP-dependent enzyme, with the protein MHRLTRIATQRYQDAHDTVSDFIRGKEGINVFTKNTTEAINIVVTGLDWEPGDQVVTTVAEHHSNLLPWFRLRQKGVVIIDQ; encoded by the coding sequence ATGCATAGGCTTACAAGGATTGCAACCCAGCGGTACCAGGATGCACATGATACAGTTAGTGATTTCATTCGTGGGAAAGAAGGGATAAATGTATTTACTAAAAATACGACAGAAGCCATTAATATTGTTGTAACAGGATTGGACTGGGAGCCTGGGGACCAAGTTGTGACAACAGTTGCCGAACATCATTCTAACCTGCTTCCCTGGTTTAGATTACGTCAAAAAGGCGTAGTGATAATCGATCAATGA
- a CDS encoding PFL family protein has translation MSFKHSGFYSPSNNEILETIQMVRMEHLDIRTVTMGINLRDCSHPDIEVFNENIYEKITTRAKDLVRTTNEIQCLYGIPIINKRISVTPIAIAAESCRSNDFVSIAKTMDEAAKEAQVDFIGGFSALVHKGVTAGDLKLINSIPEALADTEKVCSSVNVATTRTGINMDAVGLMGGIIKETADLTVDRDGIGCAKLVTFANAPEDNPFMAGAFHGIGEPECVINVGVSGPGVVNAAINELENPNLTEISETIKKTAFKITRMGEMVGREVSRRLGIEFGILDLSLAPTPEIGDSVAAILEAMGLERCGAHGTTAALALLNDAVKKGGAMASSSVGGLSGAFIPVSEDAGMIEAVRVGALSLEKLEAMTSICSVGLDMIAVPGDTPASTLSAIIADEMAIGVINRKTTAVRIIPAPGKGVGDSVEFGGLLGNAPIMPVSTFSSEVFVKRGGRIPAPIQSLTN, from the coding sequence ATGTCATTTAAACATAGTGGGTTTTATTCGCCTTCCAACAACGAAATTCTGGAGACAATCCAGATGGTCAGGATGGAACATCTAGACATAAGAACCGTAACAATGGGTATCAACCTCAGGGACTGCAGCCATCCTGATATTGAAGTTTTCAATGAGAATATTTACGAAAAAATAACCACGCGTGCAAAAGATCTTGTGCGCACAACAAACGAGATCCAGTGCCTCTATGGAATTCCGATAATCAATAAACGAATCTCAGTAACCCCTATAGCCATAGCAGCCGAAAGTTGCAGGTCTAACGATTTCGTATCCATTGCAAAGACTATGGATGAGGCTGCAAAAGAAGCACAGGTAGATTTTATAGGAGGTTTCAGTGCCCTTGTCCATAAAGGCGTAACTGCTGGAGACCTGAAGCTTATCAATTCCATTCCGGAAGCCCTTGCAGACACGGAAAAGGTTTGCTCGTCTGTAAACGTTGCTACTACACGCACCGGCATTAATATGGATGCAGTCGGCCTGATGGGCGGCATAATAAAAGAGACTGCGGATCTGACTGTGGATAGAGATGGGATAGGCTGTGCTAAACTTGTAACTTTTGCAAATGCCCCGGAAGATAATCCCTTTATGGCAGGAGCTTTTCATGGAATAGGTGAACCCGAGTGCGTCATCAATGTTGGGGTCAGTGGGCCTGGCGTTGTGAATGCTGCAATTAACGAGCTTGAAAACCCGAATCTTACTGAGATTTCCGAGACCATCAAAAAGACAGCCTTTAAAATAACCCGTATGGGCGAAATGGTAGGCAGGGAAGTTTCACGGAGGCTTGGAATCGAATTCGGGATTCTTGACCTTTCCCTTGCCCCGACACCCGAAATAGGGGACAGTGTTGCTGCAATTCTTGAGGCAATGGGGCTTGAGCGATGCGGAGCCCACGGAACGACTGCAGCCCTTGCCCTCCTGAACGATGCCGTGAAAAAAGGCGGGGCAATGGCTTCTTCTTCGGTAGGTGGCCTGAGCGGGGCTTTTATTCCTGTCAGTGAAGACGCAGGTATGATTGAAGCCGTCCGGGTCGGAGCCCTCAGCCTGGAGAAGCTTGAAGCCATGACCAGTATCTGCTCAGTCGGTCTTGATATGATCGCAGTCCCAGGTGACACTCCTGCTTCCACCCTATCGGCTATTATTGCCGATGAGATGGCAATAGGAGTAATAAATAGAAAGACCACCGCAGTCAGGATTATCCCTGCACCCGGAAAAGGAGTCGGCGATTCAGTTGAGTTCGGCGGCCTGCTTGGGAATGCTCCTATTATGCCGGTAAGCACTTTCAGTTCTGAGGTTTTCGTAAAACGGGGAGGAAGAATTCCGGCTCCAATCCAGTCACTTACAAACTGA